The Periplaneta americana isolate PAMFEO1 chromosome 14, P.americana_PAMFEO1_priV1, whole genome shotgun sequence region attcatttaattcattcattcatttatttatttattctggcggagttaaggaaTCAGAACTTtttaccacaccaccagaatacaaattgACACACtgtatacaagaaacaaatgcaaagagaagaaacaaataagaaatagaaataaaattgcaGATACAGATACAAAAAAGATGTTTTGTAGATGTGTTTTTGTGAgtctataaatttcgtattgttcaagatgttttgagtttctggcttttggttggatgtgtagtattttcatgtctgtgtttatgttgctgtagttatGGTTGGAGTTCGTGATGTGTTCtgtgtaggttgaattgttgtgtggtttggttatggctgtgatatgttccttgtaacgtgtttgaaatgttcttccagtctgtccaatgtagaaatcaTTACAACTATAGTatatagtttgtatacacctgttatgttgtatttgtgtgtcttgtctgtgtgttgaattgtttttgtagtgtggtttatgttctgtatgcaatgttgtatttaatttcgtggaagatgatgcaatcttgtatgttttttttttgttttcatatgttagtgtgatgtatttattgtgttcttctgtttgtgtcgcgtttctttgtttgtatttagtctttcttatgatgttatcTATGATATCCAAACTGTTGGatcaacagagagatgcagacggctgtcacacacagATTCCTATCCCAGgcgacagacttctacgacacagggatacaaaagttgatcctatggtatgacaaatgtctcaatagCTCAAGAAATGTtctatttgttccaataaatctttccatgaaattgtgttttctatcTGTAAACGACCCagagaaacttactttttggacgGCTCTCGTATATTAAAGAGGTAAATTAGGTGATAAATAAACTTCCTTTCTCTAGTCATGTGAACCAGACGCTGCAtgaagtggacttagacaaaATTATGCTACAGGAGATCAGTCAGTCTGTACATTATGTTTTGATTTTCATTGTTACCAAGAATCGTTCATTACAGTTATAGGCTCTAAATAAATGTTATAGTTGGATTAAAATGTGTATGTAATTTGTAATGGCggccgggtagttcagttggtagagcagctggctccaactggaaggtccggggttcgatcccaggtggtgacaggattttttctcgttgccaaactttcagaacagccccgagattcactcagcctcctataaaattgagtacccggtctttcccgggggtaaaaggcagtcagagcatggtgccaactacactacctcattctagtgccaaggtcatggaaagcatagggctctacctccatgccccccaagtgctttcatggcatgttatggggatacctttaccttttaccttttttatgtaatttgtaataatatattgcaATGCACGTGATGCCCTCGCCCTCGTGATTTATgttgtaaataactaaatactgtAAGCTGACATATTGACAATAAAATAACTTTTGTCTACAGCAAATCCTGAGATCGtcaagagaaataaattcattttgaatcttgtgtacactacttttaacacttgaatataagtaattgattaactagtggacttactcgtgttaattatgtaagtctgtgtggcttacagctgtctcggtgcttcatcacaccatcctcagagcctactagatctcagcgtcatctcgaacttctctgcctgttgtgtgggtgcgtttgattgttgaaaagtggagtcaaatagtgtgtgtgtactgaaattgatctagaacaatacgaaatatacaaacacactgaaatacaccccgatcaaattctcaacacacagatcaatttcagtacacacactatttgactccacttttcaacacttttcaacaatcaaacgcacctacacaacaggcagagaagttcgagatgacgccgagatctagtaggctctgaggatggtgtgatgaagcatcgaaacagctgtatgcctcacagacttacataattaatacgagtaagtccgctagttaatcaattacagaaataaattctttattctgttttaattttattttggtcGATGTTTTTAAACTGGTGTATGTTATTTATCGCAGTGCTGAACAACAAGTTCTTGGTGTTCAGTGGAGGTGCCAAGGGAGTAGAAGCAGTCACTGATCTCAAGACATATCAGCTCGATATGAGCACCAGAGAATGGAGTGTCCTGCCTACCAAGGGAGAGCCCCCACAGCCTCGGCAAGGGCATGTGCTCATTGCTGTCCAAGATAAGGTACAGGCCTACCtatcttacataattttttttaatccttcTGTACTTTCTGTAATCAAACCAGTTTACATTGTAAAAACTGCCCTAGTAAATATGTAGGACAAACTAAGAGAACTTTCCGCACACACTATAGGGAACATGTTGCCGATTTCAAACATAATAGAAATAAGTCCAAGTttgctacacacctaatcaatcACAACCATGAACTTACAAGTATAGATGACACTCTCCAGGTTTTAAAGACAGTTAATAATAagtacagaagaaatactgaaatcagaagtaaacactgaaatactaaaacaattgtctttagagacaattaatattagataccctccacaaaactggcttcatttatacactgacggatccttgatctccagagaacaaggtgccggtgcaggtgttacgtgctgtctcttctcactttatagatctcttggatatggaacaacaagttttgatggagaaatcattgcaataagtgaatgtctcaggaatcttctatgccacatcagtaaatttaaaaatgcagttatattgtcagactccgaagcagctattctatcaatagtctctaaacatacaccatctcaaacagcagaaataactaaaatgctctctcaattaatatcactcaataaaagaattgtattccaatggataccatcccattgtggaatcctgggaaacgagaatgcggatgctttagcaaagaagggcagcactgctacttacagacctgttactaaatctacgtattactctgtgaagagatttattaaatctacatacttagacttcaacaaataaaatttgataacacaatcccaagggaaaaaatggaactttctgcatcacaatccacagttaattcccgatttaccacgaaaatcgtctgtagctgcatttagattggcaacaggccatgactgtttggccaaatacctgcataaaattggaatatgtcagtcccctaactgtccattgtgcaactcaaaccaagaaatggattcggaacacctcaaaatctgtgcttcagtggctgaccatgataatatctttgaaaagtattggagtgcaagaggtcaaatgactttattgtcaaacgcctggcattagaaaacaacaacaataacataataagtaCATGAATGCCACAGAGGAGTATTACATAGCTacccattgtaataataataatacccatttACTCAATGAACAATATCCTAATTTAAATAACCCACTCTTCAAAATTGTACAGAAATAATTCCGGTTCATCCACTAGGTTTGCCAGGTACATAGTTTTCTTTATTTGCTATATCTCTCTGTAAAGCTCAGTCATGTTGCTGCATCATTGGAATCAGGTCAGCCTCTCCTCAACTATTTTGTAAGTACTTTTAACCACGccttcaaaattaatattctcttcttagttctcaatttaataaattctcttacaTTACCCCATTATACTTTTACAGGGCTTTGATTTCATATGCCTATTAAACAGCAGCACGAGCGATCTACATTCTGTAGCATGTTTCGTGATTTTGGGAACAATATCTGCCTGTATTTGAAGATTGTTATGTTTTTACTCTACTTGCCTATGCTATGTTCTTCATGGTGTTATTTTCATGCTacatgtaataatttttaatggCATACGTTCAAACTGCCTACCATAcctgtttttaaacttttaacgattgttttaacctgaatatttttaagtgttcatcatgtCTTACAGTGTTCTTTTCtaatatgacctgaagatgccatggttatggcgaaaacgtttgtcaaaaacttttatataccatttcatgtaatataataatggttcaacgtgtgtactactatgaaagagtaatggaacggagaaaaattctctctggcgccgggatttgaacccgggttttcagctctacgtgctgatgctttatccactaagccacaccggatacaaccccgctggacagaattgtctcagattaagctccaactcttgggctccctctagtggccgccctctgcactacgacataggtgtctatgaacgtaggaccgaagtccacacatgtgctgaggtgcactcgttatgagtgactagttggccgggatccgacggaataagcgccgtcttaaattacgaagtgatttacgcatatcatatatattattttaatgtaccgaagtacatatgatatttccatgcagatattctgcgtcatcataagtcggatcccggccaactagtcactcataatgagtgcacctcagcacatgtgtgcactttggtcctatgttcatagacacctatgatgtagtgcagagggcggccactagagggaacccaagagttggagcttaatctgagacgattctgtccagcgccggggttgtatccggtgtggcttagtggataaagcatcagcacgtagagctgaaaacccgggttcaaatcccggcgccggagagaatttttctctgttccattacgctttcatcgtatgatgacgcagaatatctgcatggaaatatcatatgtacttcggtacattaaaataatatatataagtgTGTACTactgataagtaatttgactgtaatacACCTACACATATTCgatacttatattatacttatcggacccaacatgttTTTGCACAGTTGGACTGTTAATTTTGGTACATTCATGTACACGAAGTGTACATGTGGACTTCAAATTATTACCAGTACTATAATGCTTTTCATTCCAGTTGTACTGTCATGGAGGGATGTCAGGGACCTACTTGTATGATGACTTGCACGTGCTGGATGCAGATGGAACATGGACATCAGTTAGTTTCTCACAACAGCCAAGTGGCCGTGCAGCGCATGGAGCTGCCTATCACAACAGATTCATATATATCTTTGGAGGTCTGGGTAATTCTGGAGCCTTGAATGACATGTGGCGCCTTTGTATAGGTAAACACTGAACATATTATATAGAATTATTTACATTCTATAACCAGTGCTGAATTCAGACTTTTCCCTCCGGGAGGGATTTATACTataccggggggggggggggaggtagaGGCGACAGCATCCCGTCCCTTAGTCATTGCAgaagggttgccagacttcctaatggcaggaaataatgatacgtgtgaatttttgtgtttaatttgcaATAAAACCGTCCATTTCATTGAAagagataaatcattccttatcaatttctgtaatgataagagtaaaaatcaaaaTCGTGAGGATATTTATCGTGTAAAAcaatgttaacatttaggggaaaattattttttctgagaaaagtattaatttgggacTAGATTAGATTTGATTTAACAGGGGTGTTCCTTCCGGCCCAAGCACTGCGACCtataagatctattgcgcatcccCGTCTTTCATCCCTTTCAGTCCAAAAGTTTCAAGTTCTTGATGAACTGTATCAAACTTTGAACTGGGACCTTTGAGATCTCTTCAAGTTTTGGAAAGTGATTCCCAAAGAAGAGAGATCTTTGTTGCGCAAGCGCATTACAAACGCACAGCAGATGAGTTACTGACTCATCTCCTTGTGAACATCTTATACACAGTGGGTCAGTAATAAGTCCCATCCTGTATAAGTTTTTCTTCAGGGCACAGTGTCCTGTAAGAAATCCTGTTGCCCAAGATAGCTGCTTTTTGCTAAGTCTCAGCAGCTCATTCGATTTTGTCCTTGCAAGACCTTTGATAAGGGCCTTGCTGTGATTACAGCCCTTAATTGAGTTCCAGTAACTAATATGTCGTCTGTGAGCCCAATCCCTGATGACCTGCTTAATTGGTCTTGAAGATAGTCCCAACACAGGTTCTGGTCCTATAAATGGGGTCTCAGCTCCATCTTTAGCAGCCTCATCCGCCCTCTCGTTTCCGTGAATCCCTGCATGTCCTGGTACCCACCTCAGATGAACCGAGTTAGTGTTTGCCAGTGTCATGAGGGTATTCCGGCACTCCAGTACCAGTTTCGACTTAACCAAAGGCGATTCAATCGCCTTTAGTGCCGCCTGGCTATCAGAAAGTATAAGGATGTGTCTACCTGAATAGCCCCGCCTAATACTTTCCCTTACACTGGCTAAGATAGCAAAGACCTCAGCCTGAAAGATAGTGGCGTATTGACCTAGGCTAAAAGAAAGTCTGGTACCATTGCCAAACAATCCAGCCCCggaatttgggactaatatggtattataattttttgttgtactctatcaaAGGATTGAAATCTGCACAATtacagtgaggttagttggggacACTCAGGTTGTGCAGGAGCTGTTCCCCGCCAAGAGATGGCATGATCACTGAGAATAGTGCATCTGCATTCTCGGTGCGCAAGCACTGAGTGACACTGCATTTTCGCTTTAGTTGTCTTGTGAGAAGTAAGTTAGCAATGAAAATTGTAATCTTAAAAGTTTAAGTTAAGTTTAAAGTGCTCCGTGTAGGCTACCGTTGTAAAGACATTCATTACTTGAACGTAATTATCTGTACAATACAAACTTACGGAAACAAAAATCTTGTGCGGTGACAAGACACAAATTTCGGGAAAAGTTTCCAGGGAGACCTGTTCCAGCTGCCAGTACAACAAGAAGACTTTATAAGAAGTTCATGTGTACTGGTTCGGTAAATGATCAAAAACCGAAAAGAGAACACCGTATTCTGTCGGAAGAGAAATTAGATGAGATTGGTGAAAGACTGGAAAACATCCTTAAAAAATCTTGCGAGAGTGActgcaaatttcataaaaagtTGTCAAATATGTGTTGCAgtaaatggaggacattttgagcaacgaATGTGAGCTTGGTGAGTATTATAACTTTTAGGCATTGTAACAGTAGGATTGTAGGCCTAAAAGTGCCGGAGACGAGTGTGTGTTTCTCGCGGTAACCAACACATTGATAGCTGGGTCAGCTCAGGATGAAAACCCGAGCATCCTCAACTAACCTCACTGTATATTACTTCCACTTTGTATTTACACCATAATGATAATGTCTTAGAATCATACCGACATAAACATCCTGAAACAGAAGGCAATTTTCCATCGTTAACATTTCTAAATTAGTTAATATAATggcaaagtaaagaaagagtataatgtacagtctgatccatttgggtatggataatattaatttattattataaagctattatgatagtaggaaaaatttcttgctggttatattataattaaaagatgggagtttccatatatggcaatcaacaatgcataatctgaaaggacaaatgacaatcgtagatgattaaaattactactacaaatcaacagtgggcacaatattttctttggtatgctaaatttgagagtgtgaaaagagttcaaagggaatttcgacgtgagtatggtgtgcataatgtacctaaatacgattccataatgttgtggttgTAGTATCGAACATtctagaaacaggttctgtgttaaaaaaaaaatacaggaggtcgcaggcgaaacccagtacgagaagcagctatctcttggcttggcccccaaactccccagatctaacccctcttgacttcttcgtgtggggttttgttaaagacattgtctattcacagatatgagagtaaaaattacgcaagcttttcaacaaatcacccctcttatgttacaacggacatgggctgaattgcatcaccgttatgagttgtgcagggtgcgcaatgggggtcatgttgagctctgaggaatctcccatctttcagtgttgtatgcacaaagtttcaacaagtaaagttcagtagtaaatgttttacggtgtttttattttatccatacccaaacagatcacCCTGTATTTGTGATATTAGTGATAGTAAACTGACCAGACATCCTGATTTCAGTAGGACTTTCTGATTTGAGTATATTTGTCCTGCTGTgcctctgcagtgcttgggaacgCAAAATGTCTGACTTTCAAAATATGCTTGTAGGGATTTGCATTTCCAGCTATGCACTTGAATGTATACACGTCGATTTTGTCTTTTACTGTACTTTACCATAATGTTTTTCTGCTACAGTGTGATGCACTTTATTCATTTCAGATTCTAAATATTTGTGACGAAAATTTTTgagcatatattttttaaaatacactaaatttaatgtaattgatttcattttattttgatgtTTCAGACACAATGATATGGGAAGAGGTGGTCGTTTCTGGTTCAGTACCACCGAGGAGACTTGACTTTGCTTTTAGTCTGGTGGAATTACCTGAAAAGTTCGAGAAAAAGAGTGAAGATGATAGTGAAGAGCATGGAGCTCGTGTACAAGTAGATTCAGGAGACGGGGCTGAACAGCACTTCCCATATCTTTTGTTGCATGGGGGAATGGATGAAACAGGTCATATTTATGACGACTTCTATGTTATGAGCTTACGATCAGCATAACCTGGTATTTGTACTATGTGACTAGGTTCTATGTAAAAGAGATTACTTCAAACACAAGCATAATTGCAAAATTTTCGCTCAATATAATAAGTGATCTTGACATGTCAGGAATTAGGTAGTTAAAGGGTACATGTGGAATATATTCATTTTCATGACTTTATATATTTACACTTTCTATGTTTTCAGGGATTCCTCTTATTTATAAAATGACAATCTGATGTAAACCTGCTAGTTATTACTTTTCTATGGCCTCATTAACATCTCATTGTTTATGTGATATAAGATTATATTATTAAGGTTGTGTTATagaaaacatgttgaaaataatggatatttaatatacattttttctctCCTAAAATTACAATGTCATTCATTACTGTTTAGCAATTAGTTCATGAGTATTACGAACTGTTAACACAGTTACTGTTTATGGAGTACAGAATAATGAATTCTAAATGctgatatttttcttctctttgttaTAGTTGctcatatttctcaatttatactttcgaaaaagaaataaaatataatattattaatatacatgCTATGCAgtaattctatttttttctctctctctcttcacccAGAGACCACTAAGACATTCTGATCCTGGGCCACTCAGGCAATATTATtgccaatattgccaatattctaACAAAGATAGGGTTCCCACACAACTCGTAAAATACAGGAACACTCTTTTTTCACTATTATGTCTCATTATCCCGAAAGAGGTCTTCGGGACATGTTTTTGTCTCATATTTAACAATTAGAgagtgacaaaaataaaaatgggaATACCAACTGTTATTTTATAGGAATATCAGTCTTCATCACTGTTAGTGACATTAGAATTTGCTACATTGGCAAC contains the following coding sequences:
- the LOC138713822 gene encoding rab9 effector protein with kelch motifs-like, with translation MNSSAYEINVDSQLSQTEENVWYKLSPTKELPDSRVGHTTLFCKKDRKLILVGGATPHSLYNEVWVLSLKYLVCKRLEVLGDFEARYEHSAFFPSETEEETQDSTRLWIFAGANTEENKNDLWELDLKNQQWISLSQSGEIPSTRTYHATSVVLNNKFLVFSGGAKGVEAVTDLKTYQLDMSTREWSVLPTKGEPPQPRQGHVLIAVQDKLYCHGGMSGTYLYDDLHVLDADGTWTSVSFSQQPSGRAAHGAAYHNRFIYIFGGLGNSGALNDMWRLCIDTMIWEEVVVSGSVPPRRLDFAFSLVELPEKFEKKSEDDSEEHGARVQVDSGDGAEQHFPYLLLHGGMDETGHIYDDFYVMSLRSA